A region from the Candidatus Electrothrix scaldis genome encodes:
- a CDS encoding lipocalin family protein — protein MTKPHFLSSKIFLVATLLSLNGCLGMPQSVTPINDFELNKYLGTWYEIARLDHSFERGLVQVSAEYALRDDGGVTVTNRGFSEAENTWKEAVGKAFFVEEPNTGYLKVSFFGPFYGSYVIFELDKENYQYAFISGPDTSYLWLLARTPTVDQKLLDRFMNQAKERGFPTEQLIFVPQQKEEVSPVEAAER, from the coding sequence ATGACCAAGCCGCATTTTCTTTCCTCAAAAATATTCCTTGTTGCAACCTTATTGAGCCTCAATGGTTGCCTTGGAATGCCTCAATCTGTTACCCCGATTAACGACTTTGAACTGAACAAGTATCTTGGCACATGGTACGAGATAGCTCGCTTAGATCATTCTTTTGAACGAGGACTGGTCCAGGTCAGCGCAGAGTATGCATTGCGAGACGATGGGGGCGTCACTGTAACCAACCGAGGGTTTTCAGAAGCAGAAAATACGTGGAAAGAGGCTGTGGGTAAGGCGTTCTTTGTGGAGGAACCAAATACAGGCTACCTGAAAGTATCCTTCTTTGGCCCCTTTTATGGCTCGTATGTGATATTTGAGCTAGATAAAGAAAACTATCAATACGCCTTTATCTCTGGACCAGATACTTCCTATCTCTGGCTACTCGCTCGTACCCCAACTGTGGATCAGAAGCTCTTGGACCGCTTTATGAACCAAGCTAAGGAACGTGGCTTTCCTACGGAGCAACTTATTTTCGTCCCCCAGCAAAAAGAAGAGGTTTCGCCTGTTGAAGCAGCAGAGAGATAG
- the nusB gene encoding transcription antitermination factor NusB: protein MGLRRKSRELALQFFYGHDLQERPSAEPSLQGEVEEFYTCFKSDLKTHPYTEQLINGICAQQEEIDKALSDSSHHWRIERMALVDRNILRIAAYELLYTKDVPTTVAINEALEIAKRYAEPESISFINGILDNLQGKKTG from the coding sequence ATGGGACTACGAAGAAAATCACGAGAACTGGCCCTGCAATTTTTTTACGGACACGATCTCCAGGAAAGGCCCTCGGCCGAGCCGAGCTTACAGGGTGAAGTAGAGGAGTTCTACACCTGTTTTAAAAGCGATCTAAAAACCCATCCCTATACGGAACAGTTGATCAACGGCATCTGCGCCCAACAGGAGGAGATTGATAAGGCCCTTTCAGACAGCTCCCACCATTGGCGGATAGAACGAATGGCCCTGGTTGACCGTAACATCCTTCGCATCGCGGCCTACGAATTGCTGTATACCAAGGATGTCCCCACGACAGTGGCCATCAATGAGGCCTTGGAGATTGCCAAACGCTATGCTGAACCGGAATCAATCAGTTTTATCAACGGGATTCTAGATAATCTGCAAGGAAAGAAGACGGGCTGA
- the uvrC gene encoding excinuclease ABC subunit UvrC, with protein sequence MLILFYEELTAHFMQGHQEKNMQDSSAPSYSPLSDEYLKTVSHSPGVYQMLGKREVLYVGKARDLRKRLSQYAHYSGPIHSKTAVMLSHVQRVETILTTTEKEALILEASLIKKHRPRYNVILRDDKNYPLIKVTVKDDWPRLHVTRKRLKDGNRYFGPYTSTTALRASLHLLFSMFPLRRCRTISKRERPCLNYQMKRCLAPCCGLVSQEEYGAIVDEVILILEGKSKKVIDRLEEKMRVAAAQLAFEEAALYRDQIQGLGKTLERQTVFAEHQLDQDVFGIARHNASVGIALLFVRAGMVSGAQTFFINDPLGEDDHILRETIFQYYSEQRQPPRELLLPLSPEDEDLVLEQLRDLRQGAVDLRVPQRGKRMQLMQMAAENAHQIFAEQSKKEKSWETLARSLEKFLKLRQHPDTIECLDISNLAGKQPVGSLVCFRRGEKEASRFRHYRIRLKDEPDDYAMMNEVLERRMETGLEKDNLPDLLLLDGGKGQLNIAVNVLARFDLLNRVDLVSIAKEKQEEGEKLFRPGRKDPILLPAHSPALLYLMRIRDESHRFGITFHRKLRNKATLHSRLDTLEGIGEKRKTLLLKKLGSYKRIMEATVDELSAVPGIGRKTAESVYRQLHAGGGRK encoded by the coding sequence ATGCTTATCCTCTTTTACGAAGAGCTTACTGCTCATTTTATGCAAGGACATCAGGAAAAAAACATGCAGGATTCCTCAGCCCCATCTTATTCTCCTCTATCAGACGAATATCTGAAAACAGTCAGCCATAGCCCTGGCGTGTATCAAATGCTGGGGAAAAGGGAGGTGTTGTATGTGGGCAAGGCCCGGGATCTGCGCAAGAGACTCTCCCAATATGCTCATTATTCCGGGCCAATCCATTCCAAGACCGCTGTGATGCTCTCTCATGTGCAGCGAGTAGAAACCATCCTCACCACCACGGAGAAAGAGGCCCTGATCCTTGAGGCCTCCTTGATCAAAAAACACCGGCCCCGCTATAATGTTATCCTCCGGGATGATAAGAATTACCCCCTGATCAAGGTGACGGTCAAAGATGACTGGCCGCGTCTGCATGTGACCCGTAAACGGCTCAAAGACGGTAACCGCTATTTTGGCCCCTATACTTCAACGACAGCCCTACGGGCCTCGTTGCATCTCCTTTTTTCTATGTTTCCCCTGCGGCGTTGCCGGACTATAAGCAAGCGGGAGCGCCCCTGCCTTAATTACCAGATGAAACGCTGTCTGGCACCCTGCTGTGGTCTGGTGAGTCAGGAGGAATATGGGGCGATAGTGGATGAGGTTATCCTGATCCTGGAGGGCAAAAGTAAGAAGGTCATAGATCGCTTAGAGGAAAAAATGCGGGTAGCCGCAGCCCAGCTAGCTTTTGAAGAGGCCGCTCTGTATCGGGATCAGATCCAGGGGCTGGGGAAGACCCTGGAGCGCCAGACCGTATTTGCCGAGCATCAGCTTGATCAGGATGTCTTTGGTATTGCCCGGCATAATGCCTCGGTGGGCATTGCCCTGCTCTTTGTTCGGGCCGGTATGGTGAGTGGAGCCCAGACCTTTTTTATCAATGATCCTCTGGGGGAAGATGACCACATCCTGCGCGAAACCATCTTTCAGTATTATTCGGAGCAGCGCCAGCCTCCTCGCGAGCTTCTCCTACCCCTCAGTCCTGAAGATGAGGATCTGGTATTGGAGCAACTTCGCGATCTACGCCAGGGCGCGGTGGATCTGCGGGTTCCTCAGCGGGGCAAACGCATGCAGCTTATGCAGATGGCCGCAGAAAATGCCCACCAGATTTTTGCCGAGCAAAGTAAAAAAGAGAAATCCTGGGAGACCTTGGCCCGCTCTCTGGAAAAATTCCTCAAGCTCCGGCAGCATCCTGATACCATCGAGTGCCTGGATATATCCAACCTGGCAGGTAAACAGCCTGTGGGCTCTCTGGTCTGTTTCCGGCGTGGTGAAAAGGAAGCGTCGCGTTTTCGCCATTATCGGATCCGCCTGAAAGACGAGCCGGATGACTATGCCATGATGAATGAGGTGCTGGAGCGCCGCATGGAAACTGGGCTGGAGAAGGATAATCTTCCTGATCTGCTCTTGCTGGATGGTGGCAAGGGCCAGCTCAATATCGCGGTCAATGTTCTGGCTCGCTTTGATCTGCTCAATCGGGTTGATCTGGTGTCCATTGCCAAGGAAAAGCAGGAGGAGGGGGAAAAGCTCTTTCGACCGGGGAGGAAGGACCCTATCCTTTTACCGGCGCACTCTCCGGCTTTGCTGTATTTGATGCGGATCCGCGATGAATCCCATAGGTTCGGGATCACCTTTCACCGGAAGCTGCGCAATAAGGCCACCCTCCATTCACGGCTTGATACCCTGGAGGGAATCGGGGAAAAACGAAAGACCCTCCTCTTGAAAAAGCTGGGTAGTTATAAGCGAATCATGGAAGCGACAGTTGATGAACTGAGTGCGGTGCCGGGGATCGGCAGGAAGACCGCAGAGTCGGTGTATAGGCAGTTGCATGCGGGGGGAGGGCGCAAATAA
- a CDS encoding peptidase U32 family protein → MHYKLKKKRNNTMELLAPAGSFPAFEAALDEGADAIYVGAPGFNARALSRDFTFAEIGSMIRQAHRKGVKLYIAMNSLVKEAEIPAALEALSCFESLRPDALIIQDLGLLYLARTWFPNLPLHASTLMSVHNSLAAEELARLGFERVVLARELTINEIAAIHQKTGAELEVFIHGAMCFSYSGLCLFSSMHGGKSSLRGQCVQPCRRHYAWQRPSKQGGRTPQSKKGKRAPKGSSAAGYLFSMNDLCGIDMLPAMRDAGVTCLKIEGRLKSAQYVANTVAAYRMALDSLDKPDAIQDEILQESHRLLDEAMGRKRSSGYLLSEKPAEVITPSQSGNSGRLLGRVKGIQQDRGRDGKNRLTFQVLLAAQVNEGDRLRLHDEQSGNRFSFTLRSLQLGGKRQKTARAGQKAQLSFLVERKEQVHPYFQGTLFKVDVSTRITAERSGRKRRKELTGQKVVPDKIKVEDILAQLTWKRGPVHLKLAGKGQGGNKGNSRRPGRKELPWWVAVAKLADLRQRMPVRPARFLLPFNRENINQLDQLGDKIRKYSSRLLWCLPPVIHEADLAWVGQEIKKLSEKGYTRFSLGHCSQYGLFLPLIEEQKTYNFELYGNYTLNLLNSPALQATAHLGYQGVLFSLESEGDNLASALHHYARQVDNKNNEGRGLPQKIQVGAYAYGHPPLFTARLDSEHFRYHQSLASPQDEYFILEHQDGLTTARAALPFSLLKQRQNLASMGVDFLLLDLSSGAISRETAALSSLLNQADSGRIGKGKGKQQLAIMQGNFDGILV, encoded by the coding sequence ATGCACTATAAATTGAAAAAGAAAAGAAATAATACTATGGAGCTTCTTGCTCCGGCAGGCAGCTTTCCTGCCTTTGAAGCAGCCCTTGATGAGGGTGCTGATGCTATATATGTAGGTGCGCCGGGGTTCAATGCCCGCGCCCTGAGTCGAGATTTTACTTTTGCCGAAATTGGCTCTATGATTCGCCAGGCCCATCGGAAGGGAGTCAAGCTCTATATAGCCATGAACAGCCTGGTTAAGGAAGCAGAGATACCTGCGGCCCTGGAGGCCCTTTCCTGCTTTGAATCCCTGCGGCCCGATGCCCTGATCATCCAAGACTTGGGGCTGCTGTATCTGGCCAGAACCTGGTTTCCTAACCTGCCCCTACATGCCTCCACCCTGATGTCGGTTCATAATTCTCTGGCAGCAGAGGAGCTTGCCAGACTGGGATTTGAACGAGTGGTGTTGGCCCGAGAGTTGACCATCAATGAGATTGCAGCAATCCACCAAAAGACCGGCGCAGAACTGGAGGTCTTTATTCACGGTGCCATGTGCTTCAGCTATTCCGGTCTCTGTCTTTTCTCCAGCATGCATGGGGGAAAATCAAGCCTTCGTGGCCAATGCGTTCAACCTTGTCGTCGTCATTATGCCTGGCAGAGACCAAGTAAACAGGGAGGCAGAACTCCGCAATCTAAAAAAGGTAAGAGAGCTCCAAAAGGCAGTTCCGCAGCTGGGTATCTCTTTTCCATGAACGACCTCTGCGGCATTGATATGCTGCCTGCAATGCGTGATGCCGGGGTGACCTGCCTGAAAATAGAAGGACGCCTGAAGAGCGCCCAATACGTGGCCAACACTGTGGCGGCCTACCGGATGGCTCTTGATTCCCTTGATAAACCGGATGCTATTCAGGATGAGATCTTACAAGAGTCCCACAGGCTCCTTGATGAGGCAATGGGGAGAAAACGATCCAGTGGCTATTTGCTCTCAGAGAAACCCGCTGAAGTTATTACGCCATCCCAGTCTGGCAATAGCGGGAGGCTCCTCGGACGGGTGAAAGGTATCCAGCAGGATCGCGGTCGAGATGGAAAAAATAGGCTAACCTTTCAAGTTCTCCTTGCTGCCCAAGTCAACGAGGGAGACCGCCTACGCCTCCATGATGAGCAGAGCGGTAATCGCTTCAGTTTCACCTTACGCTCCCTTCAACTAGGCGGCAAACGCCAAAAAACAGCCCGTGCTGGTCAAAAAGCACAGCTGTCTTTCCTGGTCGAAAGAAAAGAGCAGGTGCATCCATATTTCCAAGGAACCTTATTCAAGGTAGATGTAAGCACCAGGATTACTGCTGAACGGAGTGGACGCAAACGGAGAAAAGAACTGACCGGGCAAAAGGTGGTCCCGGATAAAATTAAGGTTGAAGATATCCTTGCCCAATTAACCTGGAAACGTGGTCCTGTTCATCTCAAACTGGCTGGCAAAGGGCAGGGCGGCAACAAGGGCAATAGCCGCCGCCCTGGGAGAAAAGAACTCCCGTGGTGGGTGGCTGTGGCCAAACTCGCTGATCTTCGTCAGCGTATGCCGGTACGCCCAGCCCGCTTTTTGCTTCCATTCAATCGGGAAAACATCAACCAATTGGATCAGCTTGGGGATAAAATTCGCAAGTACAGCTCCCGGCTCCTCTGGTGCCTTCCTCCGGTTATCCATGAGGCAGATCTGGCCTGGGTTGGACAGGAAATTAAAAAACTCAGCGAAAAGGGGTATACTCGTTTTTCCTTGGGACATTGTTCGCAATACGGTCTCTTCCTTCCTCTTATAGAGGAGCAGAAAACATATAATTTCGAGCTCTATGGGAATTACACCCTGAACCTGCTCAATTCCCCAGCCCTTCAGGCAACGGCGCATCTCGGCTATCAGGGAGTACTTTTCTCCTTGGAAAGCGAAGGAGATAACCTTGCCTCCGCCCTCCATCATTATGCACGGCAGGTGGATAATAAAAATAATGAGGGCAGGGGGCTGCCTCAAAAAATACAGGTAGGCGCCTACGCCTATGGGCATCCACCTCTATTCACAGCCCGTCTGGATAGCGAGCATTTTCGCTATCATCAATCCCTTGCCAGTCCACAGGATGAATATTTTATTCTGGAGCACCAGGACGGATTGACAACAGCACGGGCAGCCTTGCCCTTTTCCTTACTCAAGCAGCGACAGAATCTAGCAAGTATGGGGGTCGATTTTCTTCTCCTGGATCTCAGCAGTGGAGCAATAAGCAGGGAAACAGCAGCGCTCAGCAGCCTGTTAAATCAAGCAGATTCAGGTAGAATAGGGAAGGGGAAAGGGAAACAACAGCTTGCAATTATGCAGGGTAATTTTGATGGAATATTAGTATAA
- a CDS encoding IS1380 family transposase translates to MKSKQNKRSARVSPKKIQINKGAKGVTAQAGLIPAVKFLQKHNVGQLIQETLEHQRGATATYDAVDIIFLPLIAIIGGARSISNIATVWADSVLCRIAGWRLIPDETTFGRLFRTFSYRHINNLEVLNHRLRARMWRKGLRSGKSKVGAAHCLVVDVDSTEKTVYGSQQGAAKGFNPHKRGAKSYHPLLAFCAESKEILQGWLRCGNAYTSNGIVEFTKQLLAHLPNGTRILFRGDSGFFVGALLDLLDQYGHSYLIKVKLKGLVTLLSKQSWEPVPGQAGWEQCIFFHKCTTWSSTRLFVAVRREKPADPAKPATLFEMKEFDYFCYVVSEIADPWQVHKRYGQRATCETWIEEAKNQTALVHIKTEDFWANSVLFQTAILAYNTIRWMALLSGNAVLRRWEPGTIRTFLVRVAGKYTTGGRQQKLFVPERMLYSTQWDDWVAVGLY, encoded by the coding sequence ATGAAGTCTAAACAGAATAAACGATCTGCCCGAGTCTCGCCCAAAAAAATACAAATTAATAAAGGAGCAAAAGGGGTTACAGCACAGGCAGGCTTGATTCCTGCCGTAAAGTTCCTGCAAAAACATAATGTTGGCCAGCTTATCCAGGAAACTTTAGAACATCAACGCGGAGCCACCGCCACTTATGATGCAGTTGATATAATATTTCTCCCTTTGATAGCTATTATCGGCGGAGCTCGTTCTATCAGCAATATTGCAACAGTCTGGGCAGATAGCGTACTTTGCCGGATAGCAGGATGGCGGTTAATCCCGGACGAAACAACCTTTGGCCGCCTTTTTCGAACATTCAGCTATCGTCATATCAATAACCTGGAAGTTCTTAATCATCGGTTGCGTGCTCGCATGTGGCGTAAGGGATTGCGATCCGGGAAAAGTAAAGTCGGTGCAGCCCACTGTCTGGTTGTTGATGTGGATTCCACAGAAAAGACGGTATACGGTTCTCAGCAAGGAGCGGCCAAAGGGTTTAATCCACATAAACGCGGTGCAAAATCGTATCATCCTCTGCTTGCATTTTGCGCTGAAAGCAAAGAGATATTGCAAGGGTGGCTTCGATGCGGCAATGCCTATACAAGTAATGGTATTGTCGAGTTTACCAAGCAACTTCTGGCACACCTTCCCAATGGAACCCGGATTTTGTTCAGGGGCGACAGCGGTTTTTTTGTTGGTGCCCTGCTTGATCTTTTGGATCAGTATGGTCATAGTTACCTGATCAAGGTTAAGCTCAAGGGGCTGGTCACCCTTCTGTCCAAACAATCCTGGGAGCCGGTCCCCGGGCAGGCCGGTTGGGAACAATGTATCTTTTTTCATAAATGTACGACCTGGTCTTCGACCCGACTCTTTGTTGCGGTCCGCAGAGAGAAACCGGCTGACCCGGCAAAACCAGCGACCCTGTTTGAGATGAAGGAGTTCGATTACTTCTGTTATGTGGTCAGTGAGATTGCTGATCCATGGCAGGTCCACAAACGATACGGCCAACGAGCAACTTGTGAAACCTGGATTGAGGAAGCAAAAAACCAGACTGCGTTGGTACATATCAAGACAGAAGATTTCTGGGCAAATAGTGTGTTGTTTCAAACTGCTATTCTGGCATACAACACGATACGATGGATGGCTTTATTGAGCGGTAATGCTGTATTACGTCGCTGGGAGCCAGGTACAATTCGTACATTTCTCGTTCGGGTGGCTGGGAAGTATACTACTGGTGGACGGCAGCAAAAGCTATTTGTTCCCGAACGAATGCTGTATTCCACTCAGTGGGATGACTGGGTGGCGGTGGGGCTGTACTGA
- a CDS encoding CDP-alcohol phosphatidyltransferase family protein: protein MPQFIPNTLSSFRLLLSLLFPFVPESAWIWLIIGGGGSDALDGWIARRWHVQSKTGAILDAVADKIFILSALLTIAAHGKFSLFVIPLLLARDLLVAGTAMYAASIKEWSAFHRMDVRWSGKLATTAQFFLLMTAVLWSDKTHWILWPAILLSVASAADYGWLFILELRQRAQRSSS from the coding sequence ATGCCTCAATTTATACCAAATACCTTATCGAGCTTCCGGTTACTGCTGTCCCTGCTTTTTCCCTTTGTCCCAGAGTCTGCCTGGATATGGCTGATTATCGGGGGAGGCGGCAGTGACGCCCTTGACGGCTGGATAGCCAGGCGCTGGCATGTCCAAAGTAAAACAGGGGCGATACTTGATGCGGTTGCGGATAAAATATTTATTCTCTCGGCCCTACTCACGATTGCTGCCCACGGGAAATTTTCTCTCTTCGTGATTCCTCTTTTGCTGGCCCGCGATCTTTTGGTGGCAGGAACAGCAATGTATGCTGCTTCCATCAAGGAATGGTCAGCCTTTCATCGGATGGATGTACGTTGGTCCGGCAAACTGGCAACCACCGCACAGTTTTTTCTCCTCATGACTGCTGTGCTGTGGAGTGATAAGACCCACTGGATTCTTTGGCCTGCGATCCTGCTCAGTGTCGCATCTGCTGCCGATTATGGCTGGCTTTTTATTTTGGAGCTGCGCCAGCGGGCACAAAGAAGCTCCTCGTAA
- the ribE gene encoding 6,7-dimethyl-8-ribityllumazine synthase — translation MAKYIEGNLQGKGCKVGIIVARFNSFISEKLLEGALDTLVRSGVKDEDIDVARVPGAFEIPLAAQKMAKSGKYDAIICIGVVIRGATPHFDFVANEVAKGSAQVMLEAGIPVLFGVLTTETIEQAIERAGTKAGNKGADVAVAAIEMISLMKQL, via the coding sequence ATGGCAAAATATATAGAGGGAAATCTGCAAGGCAAGGGATGCAAGGTTGGGATTATCGTTGCCCGTTTTAACTCCTTTATCTCCGAAAAACTGCTGGAAGGTGCTCTGGACACCTTGGTGCGCTCCGGAGTAAAGGATGAGGATATTGATGTTGCACGGGTTCCTGGTGCCTTTGAGATTCCCCTGGCCGCGCAGAAAATGGCGAAGTCAGGAAAATATGATGCAATTATCTGCATCGGCGTTGTCATTCGGGGAGCAACCCCGCATTTTGATTTTGTTGCCAATGAAGTTGCTAAAGGAAGTGCCCAGGTTATGCTGGAGGCCGGTATCCCTGTTCTTTTCGGGGTCCTGACCACAGAAACCATTGAGCAGGCCATCGAACGAGCCGGAACCAAGGCGGGCAATAAGGGCGCTGATGTAGCTGTGGCTGCAATAGAGATGATCAGCCTTATGAAGCAGCTGTAA
- a CDS encoding fumarate hydratase produces the protein MTKFIYHDPFPLGKDKTPYRLLEGSEQYVHLDSFAGKDMLTVAPEALRELARTALHNVSFYLRPEHNQQVAAILDDPEASDNDRAVALAMLRNAEIAAKGILPICQDTGTAIVMAKKGQQVWTDCNDAEELSAGIFSAYTEENLRYSQNSALSMYEEVNTKNNLPAQIDIYATSGASYSFLFLAKGGGSANKSYLYQETRAILNPGVLKKFLVEKMKTLGTAACPPYHLSIVIGGTSAEANLKIVKMASTKYLDALPTTGNAHGQAYRDTELEQELLQEAWKLGIGAQFGGKYFAHDVRVIRLPRHGASCPIGLGVSCSADRNLKARIDSQGIWVEELDYTPGRLIPETLRERKDEQAVRIDLNRPMSKILAQLDQLPVAARLLLNGPIIVGRDIAHAKWKELLDSGKPLPEYLQKHPVYYAGPAKTPPGMASGSFGPTTAGRMDSYVDLLQKNKGSMIMIAKGNRSQQVTDACQKNGGFYLGSIGGPAALLAQESILKVECIDYPELGMEAVWKIEAKDFPAFLLVDNKGNNFFIQ, from the coding sequence ATGACCAAATTCATCTACCATGACCCGTTCCCCCTAGGCAAAGACAAGACGCCATATCGCCTCTTAGAAGGCTCCGAACAATATGTACATCTGGACAGCTTTGCTGGCAAGGACATGCTGACCGTAGCCCCAGAGGCTCTTCGCGAGTTGGCCCGGACAGCCTTGCATAATGTTTCCTTTTATCTTCGCCCCGAGCACAACCAACAGGTTGCAGCCATCCTGGATGATCCTGAGGCATCGGATAATGACCGGGCTGTGGCCCTGGCAATGCTCCGCAATGCTGAAATCGCTGCCAAGGGTATTCTGCCTATCTGCCAGGATACAGGAACAGCTATTGTCATGGCCAAAAAAGGACAGCAAGTCTGGACCGACTGCAACGATGCCGAGGAGCTCAGTGCGGGCATCTTTTCCGCCTATACAGAAGAAAACCTGCGCTATTCACAAAATTCAGCTCTGAGCATGTATGAAGAGGTGAATACAAAAAACAACCTCCCTGCCCAGATTGATATTTACGCAACCTCTGGTGCAAGCTATAGCTTTCTCTTTCTCGCTAAGGGCGGCGGCAGCGCCAATAAAAGCTATCTCTACCAGGAAACCAGAGCCATTCTCAACCCAGGTGTCCTGAAAAAATTTCTGGTCGAGAAGATGAAAACCTTGGGAACTGCCGCCTGCCCCCCTTATCATCTCTCCATCGTCATTGGCGGCACCAGCGCAGAGGCCAATCTGAAGATCGTTAAGATGGCCAGCACCAAATATCTTGATGCACTCCCCACAACAGGCAATGCCCACGGGCAGGCATATCGAGACACAGAGCTTGAGCAGGAGCTCTTACAGGAGGCCTGGAAGCTGGGCATTGGTGCCCAGTTCGGTGGAAAATATTTTGCCCACGATGTACGGGTAATTCGCCTGCCCCGCCACGGCGCCTCCTGTCCCATCGGACTCGGCGTCTCCTGCTCTGCTGACCGCAATCTCAAGGCCAGAATAGATAGCCAGGGAATCTGGGTAGAAGAGCTGGATTATACTCCCGGGCGCCTGATCCCGGAGACCTTACGGGAGAGGAAAGATGAGCAGGCTGTACGCATTGATCTGAACCGGCCCATGTCGAAAATTCTTGCCCAGCTTGATCAATTACCCGTGGCTGCCCGCCTTCTGCTCAACGGCCCCATTATCGTCGGTCGGGATATCGCCCATGCCAAATGGAAAGAACTACTGGACAGCGGCAAACCTCTTCCAGAGTACCTGCAAAAACACCCGGTCTATTATGCAGGTCCGGCCAAAACCCCGCCAGGTATGGCCTCAGGTTCTTTCGGTCCTACCACTGCCGGACGCATGGATTCCTATGTTGATCTTCTGCAAAAAAACAAGGGCTCCATGATTATGATTGCTAAGGGTAATCGATCTCAGCAGGTCACGGATGCCTGTCAGAAGAACGGTGGTTTTTACTTGGGCTCCATCGGCGGACCTGCTGCCCTGCTGGCCCAGGAAAGTATCCTGAAAGTCGAATGCATTGATTATCCGGAATTGGGTATGGAGGCGGTTTGGAAGATTGAGGCAAAGGATTTTCCAGCCTTTCTCCTGGTTGATAATAAGGGCAATAACTTTTTCATCCAATAG